The following is a genomic window from Lepisosteus oculatus isolate fLepOcu1 chromosome 24, fLepOcu1.hap2, whole genome shotgun sequence.
TAAAGATTAACAtagaagcacatactgtaatatgagCAGTCTACATCCCACTGGTCTTCTTGTGCACATAATAATAACCGAGTGTGATTACCATCACAAAAATGTATGGAACAAAATGTCCGTAAGATCAGTAGTACAATCATGGCAGATTCTTACCATTTTTTTGAATTAAATACAAGGTCAGATCTTGCTTCTCATATGTTATGTCATGTCTACTGCCATCTATACCCTGTCATCTGAGATATGTAATCTCTATTTTGAGTCTCTCTCCTGCctcttaatatttgtttttccaccTGCATGTCTCTACACACTCCCATTTCCTCCCActttccaaaaacatgctgcttAGATTAATTGGTATTTCTCACTTGTGCCTGTGAAATGTCCCATATCCATAGTCCTGCAATCTTTAGTCCCACCTTGCACAATTTTTCCAGGTTCCTGGCTGTCTCAGCCCCTCCCACAAATAAGTGTATTTTCTGGTAATGTGTGCCTGTGTACACGCAGCAaaactttaatttgttttttcttctgcagGAATCTTTTCAGAAAACACTACCATAGTACCAGATCAGAGGGGTTTAATTTAGTAGTTTAAGTCAAGTGTTTTCTGAGTGGCCAGGCTGTACCTGTGCACATTGGCtctgtttattaattttaactGAGGATAAAAGATGTTTATCAGAGCTATGAtgtccatattaaaaaaaaacgtcatTGGTTTGTCACTTGAAGTTTTTTTGGTTTTTCCATTCAGTGCTTTATAGATCACATATTTCTAGGGTACATTGTAAGAGTATAATAGACAATCATTGTGAAAGTGTTTTTGATTTTTAAGCTGAATCACAACGTATTGACTAATTTGCCATATGTTTTGCATTACTATTTCTCGACAGCATGTGCAATTGCAGGAATCTGGAACTGTGTTACGATCAACCCCTTAAACATAGCAGCAGGCGTGTGGATGGTGTAAGTATTTCAGATTTGACCATGGTAACATGATAATTGCACTGTGGCCCTGAGTGTGTTTTGATGCTATATTGTAATGCTCAATGCTTATTTGAATTGCCAAGGTTTATTGACATTTTAAAGTACTTTGCACAATTGAGTGAGACCCCttcttaaaaagaaagatgttgtGATTTGTAATCCTAATGATTAGCACAGTCTGCAAAGTCAGTGGAACTTTGTTTCCATCATGGAGAGGCGTTGCCCAACATGGTCTTGAGTCTGTGCTGTGTTGTTTGCTAACTGGGACTGGTTACAAAGCAGCTGTACATTCTGTCAGCCAGAGTGCATTCTGTTTGTCTTGCACCAGTGACCCTTCTGATCCTTCACACCTTTCTGATTAACAAAGATACAGGGTGCCTGTGGACATACAATGCTGTCAGAGAGACGCATCACTCCTCCAATTAATGACAAGATGCAGAGGGGGCCGGCAATGTGAATAAGAAATAAATGACTTTGACAATTCAGATTTTTGTGTAAATAGTACACATTTGTCATACTTCCTTTGTTTCTGGATAATAGACTTTTATTTCTGTGATCCAGTCACTGTCAGAAAGTGGAAGTTCGTAACTTTTGAACATGTCTGTACATGAAATGTATCTCTTTATGTAATTAATAGAGTGCTGTACATTTATACATAAACATTTATTCCTTTTCTCCTTCAAGGTTAAATGCCTTTGTCCTATTTTTATGTGAAGCTCCATTCTGCTGTCAGTTCATTGAGTTCGCCAATGCAGTAGCTGCCCGAGCTGACAGACTTCGTCCCTGGCAGAAGGCTTTCTTCTACTGTGGGTAAGGATCTCTAGGCTTAGGCAGCCTTTTCATCTGATTTTATTTATACCGGAGCTTTGAAATCTTCAGTTAAGAGTGCAGCTCAGAAGTGAGTTTACACCCTccctaatttattttcattcactGCACAGCCACCAGTAAAACACAGCCTGTTGTTCCCAGAATAGAGAAGTTTCAACATTTTCTTAAAGTTCATAAATACAATgtgcttttcttgttttctattcctttaaattaatgtttctaCATAGGGAAATTGCATGTGattataaattaatacatttacttgattaaatgtaaacatgatgaactaaaaaaaaggttttgtatgGTTGTAAGGTTTTGAAAGCACATTACATTTTGTGatagaaaatgttttgcatgGAATGCTTGGATGTTGTGAAAGTGGGGAATCATCTAATTAtataaaatgctaaaatttatttgtcTTGCAGGATGGCATTATTTCCAGTAATTCTAAGTATTTCCATCACCACGCTGTTGGGAAATGCAATAGCCTTTGGAACAGGTGTCCTGTATGGGTTGGCATCCCTAGGGAAaaagtaagtatttttttcttctttgactTGTCTGCATTCTGTATTTGCCTGTATCTGTAAAATTCTGCAGAGTTTACTTTTTCCCACTATTAAAAGTAGTCTCATGAATTGCCTAAAACATCAATTAACACCTTCATATGGAATACAACTTTGTTGGTATTTGGTGAATTGTATTTATAAACTGTAAGCAATGTTTAACCTtttaaaagtgcttttaaaattgttttagaaaaatctAGAAAAGAAGTCTGGAAAAACAAAGGACTTTAGAAAACGTAACCTATTTGCAGAAAAATTGTAGGTAGGAAAGGCTTATTTTTGGAATAGTCTTTTAGGCATTGTTATGAAtgctaaaacaaaaaatggaCACATTCCTCTTGTAACTAGTAAAAAGCAAAGTGATCCATATAACAGAATATCCAATGTGGAGTCAAGTGGAGTAAATGTGTCTGTTCCCAACATTATGtagaaattgaaatgttcttattactttttgctgttttattaacaTGTACAAAATAATATCTGAGGGGAATATGTAATGGATAAGTATGTTAGTAGTCTTATGCTACAACCCCTGCTTCATATCACACTATGCATTTTCCCTTATTGCAAAAACTGGAAATGTGTCACAGTTACATTTATGTAACACTTATTACACCCTGTGCCTTAAGAGATGTGAAGAATAGATGTACAGCATATTGCACTacgtgtaaaagaaaaaaaaaacactttcaaatgCAGACATTTCTGCATCAGCTCCAGGAGAACTGGAAATTTCTTAGTCACTTACGTAGAGCTGCATTTGTACTGTCATGTGCTGTTCACACACTCTTTTTGTCTCTCTTCTTATAGCACAAGGGATCTGTGTTCATCGCTATGACAACAGCATACATTATATCTGAGCAGTGTAGACTGTCATAATTCAAGATCTTTTGGAGTGCTGCCTGCTTctctttatacatttttttaaacaattaaactaTGACTAAATaactaacagaaaaaaatatctaatctCTAATCAGCTATGTAATACTTTGACAACATGAATAATATGCAGCTCTATAATCATGATAGCATTTTAAGGCTAAATTTATTCTGTTAAAATCATTGACCTAACACACAAAGCACGTAGCATTTCAAGCTGATAAAGTATAACACCGTTCACGTTCTCCTACCTTTACGTTTGGTTTCCAAAGCATTTCTGTGGAtttgtgtgtatatactgtcaGTCTGTGGCAAGTGCACTTTTCTTCCCCTTTCTCCTTTCCTGCCTGAGGTGCCCCACTGGATTAGGTCCCTTGAAGGCAGGTAACAGGTTCCTAAATCCTGATTTCAACAGCAGTAATATTATCATGTTATGAGTCTTTTCCAATACCAAACCTGATTTTTAATACCTAAATGACTGAATAGCTAACAGTTAGACTGTGTTGGACTGGAGATAAATCAGCAGAAAATGAGAGTCAGAGGTTAAAGATGcatgttttatttactttactTAAGGTAAGTTGTATTCTTACTCTCAGAAATATACATTGTGTCAGTAAAACACAGCACTTACAGTCTACACACATTTTCAAACCGAGCATGCAAAATTCAGAATCAGCATTCCCTAATATCTGCTGTTTTCGTCTGTGTGTGCTTTCATTTTGAACAGCACTGCATTATacttgcaaaaaagttcagaatTGCAGTGCCTTGATCAGGTTTTTCTCACCTCCATGCCCAAAGGCCTAATCTATCTGTACATAAAACATTTGCTATATAtatttctgtaaagtgctttgtggCAATTTGTTGCAAAAGACACTATAAAAAAGATGGATGCTACAACTATTTTAAACTGAATTCTCTCTCATTTTGAAATTATACTACTTATTAACTGCTTTTAgtaatttttttagattttgctCTCTGCTACTTTGAAATTTGAAAAGTGGACAAACTGTAAATGTAATCCATATACCTATTAAggtgcatcatggcctcctctcatttgtaacctttatgtCTTCGTGACTCGGCAGACGACTGTAGTAAATCACATTTATTGAAATGATTAAGGGTTCaccgagttttttttttcctgacagtGTTTTTGTCATCTCTTTACAGGGGAGATGCAGTCAGTTATGCGCGTCTACAGCACCAGAAGCAAGGAGATGAGGAAAAAATGACAGGAACTACTGATGGAGTAGCACAATAACCTTAATATGGCAACTTCATCCACTAAACATTTAATACTGCATTCAGTAAACCAAGGGCCGCCATTTACCTTTTTATCAAGCTGCTGGAATTAGATACTAATATATTCTgtcttattttaatataatgctttaacatctgttttctttgtgggttttaaaaatgtataagctGTATCTTCTATCTGTACTGACATCTGAAGTTTTAAAGAATTTTCAAAAGCAAGCAATCGAAAACTGCTGTAGACCAAATCAAGTTTAAAAAGGGATTTTTTTCATGGGGCAAAATCATTTACAGTGCTGGACAATTCTGACAATAgctattttctttgtttctagAAAGGCCAGTGTCCTAAGACTGTCTTTACATGGGTTTGCAAGTTTTTAAGCTACTGATTTTATGAGAAATTACCAAATGTGTTGACAAATACAGTGATTGCTCAATTTTATAAATAAACGCCTTTGGAATATCACACATCTTGTTGGCAATAGATGTCCCAAAAGGAATAATTTCATCCACTGCAGGAACAAGAAAATTTCCCAGCAGCAGTCATTCTAGTTGTGTTGTGACTGCTTTTTTAATTCAACTCGTGTTTCAAAATGTGGTGCTATTTTGGGTAACTCCTCAAAGGAAAGTTTGTTTTTACTAATTAAGCAGAAGGAAATTTCATTTGATTTCTCTCTGACAATATAATGCATGATTGCTGTGGTAGGAGACATACCTATTACATGACTgactacttttaaaaaatattccttaTGCATACTGTTCAAGCATGATTAAATTAAACTATATTTGATTCTGAACACAtttattgattaaaataaaaaaacggtTTTCTGTTAACTGAATAATCACTTATGAAATTGGGTCTGGGTGCAGGTTTTGTTTGTAATGttataaaacaaatgttacaTGTTTTGTTACAAAAGTGGGactgtgaagtttttttttctctggaaaAACCGTATTTTTCAGGCAGAGTGATACTTAAAATACCTCAGTGTGACACTACACACTCATAATGGAAGCATGTGTTTTTTAAGGTTTGTATAAGGTAGGATATTTTAGTTAAGCTAAAGGAAACTAGGAATGATATAACCCTAAAGATGCTAATCTGCCATGTTGTGAAATGGAACCCTGTCTCATTAGTGCAGACCGGACTTGGCTTTTGACTTGTTCCAAAACCATACAAATTAATATGGAAATAGATACTGTAATTGATATTTATAGTATTTTcatcagtgatagaatgttcCTTTGGTCTGTGGTAAACATGGTCTTTTATACATTAAGATTCCAGCCATAACTCAAGTTTTCACatagttttacattttctttggcattccagatttcattttgtttgcacTGTGTTTAGCTTCTAGTTTGTTTAGGTGGCGGTGTTATGTTTCTGTCTCCTATTGTTGGTGATGCTGAAATGTGCATGGTGGCATCTTTTACAGCAGAGCAGATACAAAGATATCTCGTATGATTTCAAAACGTAATTGTCTTTATTTTGGGGGAGCTGGGTATGTTGCAGATAGTGAATGTGGATGGCAAAATACAGTGGGGTGTAATACTAATAATGAGTATCATGCTATATGAGTTAATTGATTTTTAATGGTTTCAGCTAAATCCTTAATACAATCTGAACTGTTCCTTGCCAAATTTAGCTTTCTTTCCCCTCTACTTCACCAAAGCAGCTTCCCATCAAAGGTGATGC
Proteins encoded in this region:
- the cacfd1 gene encoding calcium channel flower homolog, whose translation is MSSGEQPAATNASSADDDGMSWWYRWICKIAGVVGGISCAIAGIWNCVTINPLNIAAGVWMVLNAFVLFLCEAPFCCQFIEFANAVAARADRLRPWQKAFFYCGMALFPVILSISITTLLGNAIAFGTGVLYGLASLGKKGDAVSYARLQHQKQGDEEKMTGTTDGVAQ